In Raphanus sativus cultivar WK10039 unplaced genomic scaffold, ASM80110v3 Scaffold1267, whole genome shotgun sequence, the genomic stretch AATATGAGGTATCTTCGCACctgaaacataaaataaagaagaTTAACCTAAAGTTATATCAAGAAAAGTTtagaaaacagatttatctTACCAGCTGCAAGGCGATGCTTAAGACCTTTAAAGATGGTTAAGAGGTAAACCTgccatattttttttcatagctAACTATTAATATCTTTTAGGAACCAGATGGTAATCTTGTAAAGTTTATTCCACTAAAACAAAAAGGGTTTAAACCTCAGCCACGTTTTGGGGCAATTCTGTCGTGTCAAAAAACAATGGAACTTTATTGAAGGACACAGAAGGAAGAACTCCAAGAGAAGTAGCCTCCTGAAAATCATGAAAAGAAGTTATAAACCCTGTAGACCTATAAGTAGAATCTCTATAATTAATATCTTAAATGAAGCTATCAACATAATACCTCAAGCAGTGAAAATGCTCGAGGATCATACTCTCCAAATCCATCTACTAGTGGGAATATGTTATGCTGCTTTTGTGAAGAAATGTTGCCTAAATTCGAAACCAGTCTATCCCTCAAAGCAGCATCGAGTGGAAGTTGCAAGCATCCCAAGACTTGCGAAACTACTTCTGTAGTAGGAACCGTACCACCTGATATTGTCTCACGGTAAACCATTAAGGCCATTGATGTCCTGAAAGAGAGAGTAACACAAGTATCAGATCAAAATCAAATCCAACAAATTTACTAAAACCTCAGTCACGATTTCTTGAACTGGGAAGAGTAGTGACTGccttaagattttttaaaaaaggaagcTAAGCTATACTGACCATTTATTTTCAATCTGAGGTCGTCCTGATTTGAAAGACACAACAGGTTCACCAGCAGCACAAGCCTTCTCGAACCTTCGCTTGCAAAGGCCTTTATAGAATAGACAAGAAACGTAAACAAACGCTTTCATGTCTGATTGCATCATACAAAATCAAAAACACGAAAGCTTACTTGTTATGCATCTGCACATGATGAAGTTTGGTGATATTCCATCTTCTTTTGCTCGAGAGAGAAGCTTGAAACTTACCTCAAAGTCATCCTTTCTACACACAGAAAAGTCAGAGAATACTGGAACTCTCAAATCTGCACTGATTATACTGATCCAAGCAAGCTTAAATAATTCAACATTGAAAGAAGTTACCTTTCACTTGCCAGCATGAGCATAGAGTAAGTGATAGTGTTTGGTGTTAACCCCAAAGTATTTATCTCATCAAGATATTCCATAGCCTTGGGAAGTTGACCACCTTCACCTGTTGATAATCTAAGGAGTGTCATACCAGTAATGATATATTTGCAATTGTTGTAAtaccatatttatttattaaaaagaataaaagtgTAAGATAGCAAATGTATGAGGTCTTCTTACACAAGGCAGTTATAAGGGCATTCATTGTTGAAACAGTTGGTCTAAGTTTGATTGACTTGATCTTTTCATAGAGCTCCAGTGCTTTCCTCCAATTTTTAGcctaaaattaaaaagaaaaaggcaTCAACAAAAGGTCTTGCTACAGCTATAAAAAGGGCACATACATTACAACAAGCTCCCATCAGTGAGCTATATGTTATGGTTCCCAGACGTATGCCTTGAGATTTCGCATCCTGAAGAATACCAAAAGCTTCGTCTAACATTTTTGAATGTCCTGCAACATCGATCAATGCACTAAAAAACACCTGCACAAGGTCAACCCCAAGATTGCATATATTTAAGCAAGATCTGCAACTGCGAACATGCCATAAAATTCGAAAAATAGACATACCTCGTCGGGGATAACACCTTTCTCTTTCATGTCATTGTATATGCTACATGCAAAATCCCAGTCCCCAGACTTGCTGCAGCTATTCACAGCAATGGTATAGACTTCTGGAGTACCCTTTATTCCATATTGATGGATCATCTTGTATACTTCTTTAGCTTTTTCGACCTGCAATAAAGTTTATCCTTAACCAAATAGAAAGAgatgacaaaacaaaacaaaaaatggaagaaaaacaaaattaagacACACACCTGACCAGCATTGAAACATGCTTTCATCAATGCACCAACCGTGATATGATCAGGGTCTATAGGGTGCATCTCAGCCTTCATTTCAGCTAACACATCAAAAGCACGGTCAACAGCTCCTGACTGACCACATGCAGAGATGAGGGCATTGAATACAACCCGGTCTGGCTTAACATTCTACTGCATCgaacatgtcatcaatgtaaCAATAGCCTTGATATTACAAAACATAATGGAGATAATGAGTAAGATTAAAAAACACATTTAGTAGCTAGCCACAAGGCAAAGAGGATACAATCTAGAAACCTGATAGgatgcaataaaaaaaaaacttgtggcaGGCTTACCTTAGACCTTAAAATTCCATAAGCACCAAATGCCTTGGCTACTTGTCCAGCTCTAGCACAGCCATCAATAAGCGCACCAAACGTGTGAAGATTGGGTTCTACTCCAGAATTTGCCATCTGGTGGAACACCTGAGAATATAACCACACAGAGATATATAGTTTATGATATAATAGAGATTCCAAAGAAACGGCCTAATACGTATCCTCGTTCATATAACATATACAGGGAAAAGAGGATTATTATACCTCAAACATTGCATCAACTTTCCCACTTTTAGCACAACTTGATATTAAAGTCGTGTAAAGTTTGCAATCAGCCATCATCCCATTCTCTTGCACCAGATGCAAAACTCCACGAGCTCCTACGTAAGTAACAACTAAACATTTAAAAGAAGGAACGTTAAACAAGATCAATATGGATATTAAAATCACCTTCTATGTCCTGGGAGCTTGCACATACAGACATTAACATATTGAATGTGCTTAATGTTGGATTTGGTATCAACTTGGTAAAGCGAAATGCTTCCTTAACAGCCCTTTTCTTCTTGCAGAGCTTAAAGAAGCTTGCGTGATAAATCTGATATGGATACAAGAAAAATAAGATCACTGACAAAAAAAGTTCCACAGTTCAAGGATAAGTAATACTAAGATCTCATCCATATTTTTCAGGGGAAAGCAAGCAATAATACCTTGTCCATGTCCAATAAATCCCTTTGATCCAAATCTTCAAGTAGGTTTATACACTCGATTAGCCTATTATATATGGATATATTACACCATCAAAGTCAAACAATCAAGCAACTTTTGTTTGGTGATAAAACTTGCCAAGAAAGAATATATAGCAGAAGAAAAAGAGGATACCTCCCATCTCTAAGTAACTGGTAGTAAGCATCATTAGTTTTTGGAGAACGCCCATTGCTATTGAGTATCTGAGAAGGGAGCTCAGGCATGCTTTCATCAGTTTGATGAACCACATGCTTCCCATCATCTGGAACTTCCCAGTCTCTTCTTACGTCTTTCCTTTTGAGGGACACACCACCGTTACCGTGTCCCACAAGATTCTCTTTCTCAACATAACCTGAAAGCAAATGTAACTTTAAAGCGTGTGGCACTTCAAGAAAACATGAAAAGTACCACACTGTCAAACGTACCAGTAGCCTGACCAGAACTTGGTCCTGAGAACTGGGTATCAACGATTCCATTGTTCTTGTGGTCCAACAATAAACTATCAGTTGCAGAAGGAGAGACTGCTTTCACACTTGTCAACCTTGAAGAAGTGGGTGATGAATGATTAGACCCGTAGAAGGTGTGAATCTCTTCTCTCTTACTCTCCGCGAAAACGCTGTATTCTTCAACAGGCTTCTGGGTCAAACCATTAATCTTGTTCTTGAGAACACGTGTGTCATCATCAACTACCACATGTGGAGAAGAAGCAACCGAATGAACTCCCACCACTGCCTGTGAAAACCCATTATCCGTAACCCTTTGCTCTTCGCTGTTTTCAACTTGCTTCTCAGGTGCTTGTGCTCCCAATGTCACAGCATCAACAGTCCCATTACTCATAGAAGATGACAGGGGCTCATCTGTAAAACTATGTTCACTAGCAATAGTCCTGACACTGGCAACAGCAACCTCAGTTGCAATGTCCGCTTCATTGGCCACAAATGAATCATACTCCGCCAAAACAGCAGCTTCATGGACTTGATGAGCCTCCTCTTCCTCAGATTTGGTCGCACTTTCTTCCACCTTCTTCATAAAACCACCATTTACTTCCACAGGAGCTCCTTCATGAACATCATCAAAATGTTGGATTTCCCGCTGAATCGTCGT encodes the following:
- the LOC108843088 gene encoding pentatricopeptide repeat-containing protein MRL1, chloroplastic; protein product: MEVISTTSSSKYLTLTSYSPVILPASSLRSIRTDFLGCCHTLRPHHHHHLRTRAGKRKHGRSSSTRSPPPRLVVRASIDSGLILVVVAVTAFSAIAFAYCQSSFRKRKLSDKASQIPDKASQLSDKVAASPETLHGGNISSATTIQREIQHFDDVHEGAPVEVNGGFMKKVEESATKSEEEEAHQVHEAAVLAEYDSFVANEADIATEVAVASVRTIASEHSFTDEPLSSSMSNGTVDAVTLGAQAPEKQVENSEEQRVTDNGFSQAVVGVHSVASSPHVVVDDDTRVLKNKINGLTQKPVEEYSVFAESKREEIHTFYGSNHSSPTSSRLTSVKAVSPSATDSLLLDHKNNGIVDTQFSGPSSGQATGYVEKENLVGHGNGGVSLKRKDVRRDWEVPDDGKHVVHQTDESMPELPSQILNSNGRSPKTNDAYYQLLRDGRLIECINLLEDLDQRDLLDMDKIYHASFFKLCKKKRAVKEAFRFTKLIPNPTLSTFNMLMSVCASSQDIEGARGVLHLVQENGMMADCKLYTTLISSCAKSGKVDAMFEVFHQMANSGVEPNLHTFGALIDGCARAGQVAKAFGAYGILRSKNVKPDRVVFNALISACGQSGAVDRAFDVLAEMKAEMHPIDPDHITVGALMKACFNAGQVEKAKEVYKMIHQYGIKGTPEVYTIAVNSCSKSGDWDFACSIYNDMKEKGVIPDEVFFSALIDVAGHSKMLDEAFGILQDAKSQGIRLGTITYSSLMGACCNAKNWRKALELYEKIKSIKLRPTVSTMNALITALCEGGQLPKAMEYLDEINTLGLTPNTITYSMLMLASERKDDFEVSFKLLSRAKEDGISPNFIMCRCITSLCKRRFEKACAAGEPVVSFKSGRPQIENKWTSMALMVYRETISGGTVPTTEVVSQVLGCLQLPLDAALRDRLVSNLGNISSQKQHNIFPLVDGFGEYDPRAFSLLEEATSLGVLPSVSFNKVPLFFDTTELPQNVAEVYLLTIFKGLKHRLAAGAKIPHINLIISMEEKEITTPDQGEKTIDLAGRVGQEISALLRRLGIPYHRKDDRLRINGVALKNWFQPKLDSPFSTKPGDLRSSQVPLGNQITRQQRSIRLGNLSLE